Proteins encoded in a region of the Isosphaeraceae bacterium EP7 genome:
- the yacG gene encoding DNA gyrase inhibitor YacG has translation MIRGRCPTCRKEYEGESLAALPHFPFCSARCRLIDLGRWADGTFTIPGKDVPPAEEDKSDEGD, from the coding sequence ATGATCCGCGGCCGCTGCCCCACCTGCCGCAAGGAGTACGAGGGGGAGTCGCTGGCCGCCCTGCCGCACTTCCCCTTCTGCTCGGCCCGCTGCCGCCTGATCGACCTTGGCCGTTGGGCCGACGGCACGTTCACCATCCCCGGCAAGGATGTCCCCCCTGCCGAGGAAGACAAGTCCGACGAAGGTGACTGA
- a CDS encoding DUF4303 domain-containing protein, with the protein MTPRRQAWPSTGRSRFAEVVKALHGEIQHMDRAPLSDMLRAAIVHVLRDYRRQNPTETPYAFALIMGQAGAPIYAVATEQGLRRTASKYHELGYRYRGNDGEEFDPRQKLAAWLRWANPDDGWDYGEFPGQFPIQPLLGPLLEGDEFGQDAEGLEEYFTDVLATLRGTSELDSLTVGVTYGADPRDFVRTATKANTDDTVRRLLSEVSLANEVESRIKSPGQGT; encoded by the coding sequence ATGACGCCCCGTCGCCAGGCTTGGCCTTCGACGGGGCGTTCTCGTTTCGCCGAGGTGGTCAAGGCGCTTCATGGGGAGATACAACACATGGATCGGGCACCGCTTTCCGACATGCTCCGCGCCGCGATTGTCCATGTTTTGAGGGACTATCGTCGCCAGAACCCGACGGAAACCCCTTACGCATTCGCCCTGATTATGGGCCAGGCGGGGGCCCCAATCTATGCCGTCGCAACCGAGCAGGGGCTGAGACGAACGGCCTCGAAATACCACGAACTCGGGTACAGATACCGTGGGAACGACGGCGAGGAGTTTGACCCGCGCCAGAAACTTGCCGCCTGGCTGCGCTGGGCAAATCCCGATGATGGTTGGGACTATGGCGAGTTCCCCGGCCAATTCCCCATCCAACCCTTACTCGGGCCGTTGCTTGAAGGCGATGAGTTCGGTCAGGATGCCGAGGGGCTGGAGGAGTACTTCACGGATGTTCTCGCCACGCTCCGGGGGACGTCCGAGTTGGATTCGCTGACGGTCGGCGTGACGTATGGCGCGGACCCGAGGGACTTTGTCCGGACGGCGACGAAGGCGAACACCGATGACACGGTGCGTCGCCTCCTGTCGGAAGTCTCCCTGGCGAACGAAGTAGAGTCGAGAATCAAGTCGCCAGGACAAGGCACCTGA
- a CDS encoding aldo/keto reductase produces the protein MGDTCNPCGGNRDRRQFLKTAAATGVALGSADSLLAQAPVPAPANAPPAVPLVKLGKTGQMVTKLGMGTSWSVAPSFVQQAIAAGVRYIDTSENYENGKSETTLGQVLERTGMRKDVYLVSKNGNYRQAKGDAVLKNFEDHLNPTLERLKTDYVDAYFIHGIGGPQVAMLRDPSVKAAFAAMKKSGKIRFSGLSCHDALLPEVLEAVAEAGWIDQVMIKYNFRDVGGKDRHDELQRAIDKCVKANVGLVAMKTQGGAVNFPDKMKALQEKGFKKEVAAIKSVWMDDRMQVVVSEMVNRSDLRENVAASREALTPKEARLLEEHRQQTANLYCHGCGHLCETAAKGVPVATVFRYLRYYEAYGKRSAARALYQALPPISQRLLEVVNLDEACPHGLPVTSLLQKADRLMG, from the coding sequence ATGGGCGACACGTGCAATCCCTGCGGCGGCAATCGGGACCGGCGCCAGTTCCTCAAGACGGCGGCCGCCACCGGCGTCGCACTCGGCTCGGCCGACAGCCTGCTGGCCCAGGCCCCGGTACCGGCACCCGCCAATGCACCCCCCGCCGTGCCGCTGGTCAAGCTCGGCAAGACCGGCCAGATGGTGACCAAGCTCGGTATGGGCACGAGCTGGTCGGTGGCTCCTAGCTTCGTCCAGCAGGCGATCGCCGCCGGCGTGCGCTACATCGACACGTCCGAGAACTATGAGAACGGCAAGTCCGAGACCACGCTCGGCCAGGTGCTCGAACGCACCGGCATGCGCAAGGACGTCTACCTCGTCAGCAAGAACGGCAACTACCGCCAGGCCAAGGGCGACGCCGTCCTGAAGAACTTCGAAGATCACCTGAACCCCACCCTCGAACGCCTGAAGACCGACTACGTCGACGCCTACTTCATCCACGGGATCGGCGGTCCCCAGGTCGCGATGCTCCGCGACCCGAGCGTGAAGGCGGCCTTCGCCGCGATGAAGAAGTCGGGCAAGATCCGCTTCAGCGGCCTCTCCTGCCACGACGCCCTGCTGCCCGAGGTGCTCGAAGCGGTGGCCGAAGCTGGCTGGATCGACCAGGTCATGATCAAGTACAACTTCCGCGACGTCGGCGGCAAGGACCGCCACGACGAGCTCCAGCGTGCTATCGATAAGTGCGTCAAGGCGAACGTCGGCCTGGTCGCGATGAAGACGCAGGGGGGCGCCGTCAACTTCCCCGATAAGATGAAGGCGCTCCAGGAGAAGGGCTTCAAGAAGGAAGTCGCCGCCATCAAGTCGGTCTGGATGGACGACCGGATGCAGGTCGTCGTCAGCGAGATGGTCAACCGCAGCGACCTCCGCGAGAACGTCGCCGCCAGCCGCGAGGCGCTCACCCCCAAGGAGGCCCGCCTCCTCGAGGAGCACCGCCAGCAGACGGCCAACCTCTACTGCCACGGCTGCGGCCACCTCTGCGAGACCGCCGCCAAGGGCGTCCCCGTCGCCACCGTCTTCCGCTACCTGCGTTACTACGAGGCCTACGGCAAGCGATCCGCCGCCCGGGCCCTCTACCAGGCCCTGCCGCCGATCAGCCAGCGGCTGCTCGAAGTGGTGAACCTGGACGAGGCCTGCCCCCACGGCCTACCCGTCACCAGCCTGCTCCAGAAGGCCGACCGCCTGATGGGCTGA
- a CDS encoding Gfo/Idh/MocA family oxidoreductase has product MPPIHINRRRFLGCSAAAGWALSQGRPVEAVDPSSPVRIGVVGLGNRGTSLLRTLLDLPDAEIVALADADDKNRTRGGGIVEKAKGLRPDCLDGIDAMLARDDIEALVVALPCDLHASTYRSTLRAGKHLYGEKPLALTLEECDAIEAEATSAPSLIVHVGHQRRSNPLYQDGVARLRRGDLGELIEATAAWVSSNGPVNGHDNWLASRERSGDWMVEQGVHVWDLLHWIAGGPPTRAFGMGRRDLFTAAQPRRDVTDHYSVQLEWAGGFRATFQQSWAAPADDAFTGSSMRVVGRGGGLDFSTGSVTYRDRSRPRVTMPPARQVDTKLALASFLAAVRLPEPVAPPISLAEAREATLTGLLVRKAVDEGRVVTLDEILAARA; this is encoded by the coding sequence ATGCCGCCGATCCACATCAACCGCCGGCGTTTCCTCGGATGCTCGGCCGCAGCGGGCTGGGCCTTGTCTCAAGGCCGGCCTGTCGAGGCGGTCGACCCGTCGAGCCCGGTGCGCATCGGCGTCGTGGGGCTGGGCAATCGCGGCACGAGCTTGCTGCGGACCCTGCTCGACCTGCCCGATGCCGAGATCGTGGCGCTGGCCGACGCAGACGATAAGAACCGGACTCGCGGCGGCGGCATCGTCGAGAAGGCCAAAGGCTTGCGGCCCGACTGCCTCGACGGGATCGACGCCATGCTCGCTCGCGACGACATCGAGGCCCTGGTCGTCGCCCTGCCGTGCGACCTGCACGCCTCGACCTACCGCTCGACCCTCCGCGCGGGCAAGCACCTCTACGGCGAGAAGCCGCTGGCGCTGACCCTGGAGGAGTGCGACGCGATCGAGGCCGAGGCGACCTCGGCCCCCTCGCTGATCGTGCACGTCGGCCATCAGCGTCGGTCGAATCCGCTCTACCAGGACGGCGTCGCGCGACTGCGCCGGGGCGACCTGGGCGAGCTGATCGAGGCGACGGCCGCCTGGGTCAGCAGCAACGGGCCGGTCAACGGCCACGACAACTGGCTGGCCAGCCGCGAGCGGTCGGGCGACTGGATGGTCGAGCAGGGGGTACACGTCTGGGACCTCCTGCACTGGATCGCCGGCGGGCCGCCGACGCGTGCCTTCGGCATGGGCCGGCGCGACCTGTTCACCGCGGCGCAGCCCCGACGCGACGTCACCGACCACTACTCAGTGCAGCTGGAATGGGCCGGCGGCTTCCGCGCCACATTCCAGCAGAGCTGGGCGGCGCCGGCCGACGACGCCTTCACCGGCTCGTCGATGCGCGTGGTCGGCCGCGGCGGCGGGCTCGACTTCTCGACCGGATCGGTCACCTACCGCGACCGCTCGCGCCCCCGGGTCACGATGCCGCCGGCCCGGCAGGTCGACACCAAGCTGGCCCTGGCCTCATTCCTGGCGGCCGTTCGCCTGCCCGAGCCGGTCGCGCCGCCGATTAGCCTGGCCGAGGCCCGCGAGGCGACCCTCACCGGCCTCCTGGTGCGCAAGGCCGTCGACGAGGGACGCGTCGTCACCCTGGATGAAATCCTCGCCGCCCGTGCCTGA
- a CDS encoding ATP-binding protein yields the protein MNDFDVEISRAIHARRHALSLAVVERQYSHHPEMRELYGERGYAKCIEDTEFLLAHLSAALLASSPSLFAGYVGWAGSVLSAAGIRLQDIRENLSCLRDVLKEQLTEEMAGAATGYVESAMERLAGTLPETPGHLPKGELGDEIAGEYLRLLLACQRHAAACLILDAVEAGMAIRDVYLRVFQPCQRELGRLWQEGMVTAAQEHYCTAATQLIMSQLAPRLFITTRNGRRAVVACVAGESHEVGTRMVADLLELAGWDTIYLGGNVPITGVVQSLVEHRADLLAASATMTYHLPAMVDLIAAVRAEPALVDLKVMVGGRLFNAEPGLWERIGADGHVGDADEACRLAERLMQQEVGEGPRVGRRVLEMRREAAPHAPSALPDTFYDELGRVNSEVVALNRELVRKNAEVERLHAEVSRQAEDLAAADLRKNEFLAMLGHELRNPLAPIINALALLGPEDPDAATVRWARDLMGRQVRQMIRLVDDLLDLSRIMQGKLELLKEPVQLAAIIADAVETARPVIDAKGHTLTVSLPDQPLILEADSIRMSQAITNLLNNAAKYADPGGKIDLTSRLEGTEAVIRVRDTGVGITREMLPKIFDLFMQEGRSADLAQGGLGVGLALVKSLVEIHGGVVEARSEGLGRGSEFTVRLPMPALANMATAAVATGSREAEPAGLWKSTDTRWPRRRILVVDDNEDSANALGRLLSRLYDQDVEVAHDGPSALAAALRFRPEVVLLDIGLPGMDGYEVARRMRQMPGFATVTLLALTGWGHEQDRQKSREAGFDQHLVKPVAPEAILELLTKAESAGA from the coding sequence ATGAATGACTTCGATGTCGAGATCAGTCGAGCCATCCATGCTCGCCGCCACGCACTCTCGCTGGCCGTCGTCGAGCGGCAGTACTCGCACCATCCCGAGATGAGGGAACTCTACGGCGAGCGAGGATATGCGAAGTGTATCGAGGATACCGAGTTCCTCCTCGCCCACCTGTCGGCCGCCCTCCTGGCCTCCAGCCCCTCGCTCTTCGCCGGCTACGTCGGCTGGGCCGGGTCCGTCCTGTCAGCCGCCGGCATCCGACTGCAAGACATTCGCGAGAACCTGTCCTGCCTCCGGGACGTCCTGAAAGAGCAACTCACGGAGGAGATGGCGGGCGCCGCGACGGGTTACGTCGAGTCGGCGATGGAGCGGCTCGCCGGTACTCTTCCGGAGACGCCCGGCCACCTGCCGAAGGGTGAGTTGGGCGACGAGATCGCCGGGGAATATCTCCGCCTGCTCCTGGCCTGCCAGCGTCACGCCGCCGCGTGCCTGATCCTGGACGCCGTGGAGGCGGGTATGGCAATCCGCGACGTCTATCTCAGGGTCTTCCAGCCCTGCCAGCGAGAGCTCGGCCGGCTGTGGCAGGAGGGAATGGTCACCGCGGCCCAGGAGCATTACTGCACGGCGGCCACCCAGCTGATCATGTCCCAGCTCGCCCCCCGCCTCTTCATCACCACGCGTAACGGGCGCCGGGCGGTGGTCGCCTGCGTGGCCGGGGAGTCGCACGAGGTGGGGACCCGCATGGTGGCCGACCTTCTGGAGTTGGCCGGCTGGGACACGATCTATCTCGGCGGCAACGTTCCAATCACCGGGGTCGTCCAGTCGCTCGTCGAACACCGGGCCGATCTGCTCGCTGCCTCGGCGACCATGACGTACCACCTGCCGGCCATGGTCGACCTGATCGCGGCGGTGCGGGCCGAGCCGGCGCTTGTCGACCTCAAGGTCATGGTGGGCGGGCGCCTCTTCAACGCCGAGCCCGGCCTCTGGGAACGCATCGGCGCCGATGGCCACGTCGGCGACGCGGACGAGGCCTGTCGCCTGGCCGAGCGGCTCATGCAGCAGGAAGTCGGCGAGGGGCCGAGGGTCGGTCGTCGGGTCCTGGAGATGCGACGCGAGGCCGCCCCACATGCCCCATCCGCCTTGCCAGACACCTTCTACGACGAGCTCGGACGGGTCAACAGCGAAGTCGTCGCCCTGAACCGTGAGCTGGTCCGCAAGAATGCCGAGGTCGAACGGCTGCACGCCGAGGTCAGCCGCCAGGCCGAGGACCTGGCGGCTGCCGACCTCCGCAAGAACGAGTTCCTGGCCATGCTGGGGCACGAGCTCCGCAATCCGCTGGCCCCGATCATCAACGCCCTCGCGCTGCTGGGTCCCGAAGACCCCGACGCGGCGACGGTCCGATGGGCCAGGGACCTTATGGGCCGCCAGGTCCGGCAGATGATCCGGCTGGTCGACGACCTGCTCGACCTGTCGAGGATCATGCAGGGCAAGCTCGAACTCCTGAAGGAGCCGGTCCAGCTCGCGGCCATCATTGCCGACGCCGTGGAGACGGCCCGGCCCGTCATCGACGCGAAAGGCCACACGCTGACGGTCTCGCTCCCCGACCAGCCGCTGATCCTGGAAGCGGACTCGATCCGCATGTCGCAAGCGATCACCAACCTCCTGAACAACGCCGCCAAGTATGCCGATCCGGGCGGGAAGATCGACCTGACGTCCCGGCTCGAGGGGACCGAGGCCGTCATCCGCGTGCGCGATACCGGCGTGGGCATCACCCGGGAGATGCTGCCGAAGATTTTCGATCTGTTCATGCAGGAAGGGCGTTCTGCCGACCTGGCGCAAGGCGGGCTGGGGGTCGGGCTGGCGTTGGTGAAGAGCCTGGTGGAGATCCACGGAGGCGTCGTTGAGGCAAGGAGCGAGGGACTGGGCCGGGGAAGCGAGTTCACCGTCCGGCTCCCGATGCCCGCGTTGGCAAACATGGCGACGGCCGCGGTCGCGACGGGCTCACGCGAGGCGGAGCCGGCGGGGCTCTGGAAGTCGACCGACACAAGGTGGCCCCGCCGTCGGATCCTCGTGGTGGATGACAATGAAGACTCGGCCAACGCCCTCGGGAGGTTGCTCTCCAGGCTCTACGACCAGGACGTCGAGGTCGCCCACGACGGCCCCTCGGCGCTGGCGGCGGCCCTGAGATTCCGCCCCGAGGTCGTCCTGCTGGACATCGGCCTGCCGGGGATGGATGGCTACGAGGTAGCCCGGCGGATGAGGCAGATGCCGGGGTTCGCGACGGTCACGCTGCTGGCGCTCACCGGCTGGGGACATGAGCAGGACCGGCAGAAATCACGAGAGGCGGGCTTCGACCAGCACCTCGTCAAGCCCGTCGCCCCGGAGGCCATCCTCGAGCTTCTCACGAAGGCCGAGTCGGCCGGGGCCTGA